A single Argentina anserina chromosome 7, drPotAnse1.1, whole genome shotgun sequence DNA region contains:
- the LOC126802485 gene encoding uncharacterized protein LOC126802485 translates to MENEQVMILDLNQQPHDSATGLDSILNELESAHGRIEERIRQLEAVTVRQRRRWRQSLVPPQVINITPPAPTPNQQHIQTALHDDATTGETAKTNIPESTHLIAKALASDTNPKRVEPCVGSFFDCNICLGMATDPILTCCGHLFCWPCFYQLSYADSIAKECPVCKGEVSDASIIPVYGHGDCKSSRNSKESVSVAPPRPRAARIEGVRQQIIRRGPSSIIEHRIQLLRNLVAMGEGRQTQDLFGSHTNAMAERNSVFPSRYTSPAAEASSTRQHDTLQVSRLLMHRAASVSSLSSALNTAMDSAERLVEDLEAFSNDPWMRRNRQQSPSHDNGVTSSNIAIIIQPENLTSDTATEINSDVLPAASFLRSFPASAGLQDQTLNSETSSTVRSSSSRRRSFQRGSGVIINQHSSEPRRRRLR, encoded by the coding sequence ATGGAGAATGAACAAGTTATGATCTTGGATTTGAACCAACAACCTCATGATTCTGCCACCGGCTTAGACTCCATACTGAATGAACTAGAATCTGCCCATGGACGCATTGAAGAGCGTATCAGACAGCTCGAAGCAGTCACCGTTAGGCAGCGTCGCCGGTGGAGACAATCCCTTGTTCCCCCTCAAGTTATCAATATCACTCCACCTGCTCCTACACCAAACCAACAGCACATTCAGACTGCGCTTCATGATGATGCCACAACAGGAGAGACCGCAAAAACCAACATACCTGAGAGTACCCATTTGATAGCCAAGGCACTCGCATCGGATACAAATCCTAAGAGGGTAGAGCCTTGTGTAGGGAGCTTCTTCGACTGTAATATATGCTTGGGTATGGCTACAGATCCTATTTTAACCTGCTGCGGTCATTTGTTTTGTTGGCCATGCTTCTATCAGTTGTCTTATGCCGATTCAATTGCAAAAGAATGCCCTGTCTGCAAAGGCGAAGTTTCAGACGCAAGTATTATTCCAGTTTATGGGCATGGTGATTGTAAGAGTTCCCGAAACTCGAAGGAATCTGTTTCTGTGGCCCCTCCTAGGCCCCGTGCAGCCAGGATTGAGGGTGTGAGGCAGCAGATCATCAGGCGAGGGCCATCTTCTATAATTGAGCACAGGATTCAGCTACTTAGAAACTTAGTTGCAATGGGGGAGGGAAGACAGACACAGGATCTTTTTGGTTCACATACCAATGCAATGGCTGAAAGAAATAGTGTCTTTCCCAGCCGGTATACATCACCCGCCGCAGAGGCATCAAGCACCCGGCAACATGATACACTTCAAGTTTCAAGATTATTGATGCATAGAGCTGCTTCAGTGTCTTCCCTTTCATCAGCACTGAATACTGCAATGGATTCTGCTGAAAGATTAGTTGAGGATCTCGAGGCATTTAGCAATGATCCCTGGATGAGAAGAAACCGCCAGCAATCTCCAAGTCATGATAATGGAGTTACATCTTCAAATATTGCTATAATTATACAACCAGAAAACCTGACATCTGATACAGCCACTGAAATCAATTCAGATGTGCTTCCAGCTGCTTCCTTTTTAAGGAGTTTTCCTGCCAGTGCGGGCTTGCAGGACCAGACACTGAATTCAGAAACAAGTTCAACAGTCCGATCTTCATCTTCGAGGAGAAGAAGTTTTCAGAGAGGCTCTGGTGTGATTATTAATCAGCATTCATCCGAACCTAGAAGGAGGAGGTTGAGATGA